Part of the Natrinema salinisoli genome is shown below.
TCCTTCGCGAACTCGACCGCCTGATCGATACAGTACTGGGCCGCTCCGACGCTCGAGGCGGCCTGTCTGATGCGGCCCTCGTGAACGAAGTACGATGCCTGCTGGAGCCCTTTGTCTTTCTCGCCCAGAATCGCGTCCGCAGGGACGCGGACGTCGTCGAGCGTTACTTCGGCGTGGTCGGTCGGCATGTTGAACGTCCAGTGGAAGTACTCGACCTCGAGCCCGTCCGCGTCCGTCGGTACCCAGAACGCCGTGATCCCCTCGTGATCGCCGTCGTCACCGTCAGTTCTGGCGAAGATAACGTCGTAGTCGGCGGTGTGCAGTCCGCTGTTGTATCGCTTCGCCCCGTTGATCACCCATTCGTCGCCGTCCTTTTCAGCGGTCGTATCCATGTGCGTAGCGTCGCTGCCGTGCTCTGGCTCTGTCAGTCCGAATGCGGCGGTCGTCTCGCCAGTGATCAGGTCCTCGAGGTGACGGTCTTTCCGTTCCTCGCTCCCGAATTCGATCAGTAGTTCGGGAACGTTGAAATTTCCGACCACGGCGGCCTCCTGTTGCAAAACGTTGTGTAGGCCGATCCCCCTCTTAGCGAGGTGTTCCCGAATTACGGCCATGCCGAGGTTGCTCCCGTCTCGACCACCGTATTCCTCTGGGAGCATGTATCGATACAATCCGGCCTCATCGGCTCGGTAGCGCATCTCCTCGAGCAACGCCTCCCACTCCGCGGTCGGCGTCCCGTCCTCCCAGTTCGTACGAGCGTCTTCGCGCCGATGGTCGAAGAACCGTTCGTGCTCTCGCTGGAGCGGCTCGATCTCGGCTTCGATGAACTCGTCGATCTCGTCGAGCAACTGCTGGAGCTGCTCTGGCATCCGGAAATCCATGTGTAAAGACATTCGGAGACAGTATATTATAGTTCGGGTGACTCCCTCCTCACCCTACTGCGCTACTCGGCCTTCGGCCTGCGTTGCTCGTTGAGGGCGGAACAGTAGAGCCTAAATTCAGGTAAACACCGAGGACGCGTTCAGAGACGCACGCGAGGATATCGGTTCTGCGGAACTCCGACCAGGTAAACGATTAAGGCTCGGGCAGACGACTGCCAACTATGACCGGATTCGTTCGATCGGAGGACGAAATCGAGGCGATCCAGGAACGGATGGCAGAGAACTGCTTTTACGACGCGAAGCAGGTGGCGATCCGGTTCCGCACCCGCGAGTCGATACTCGAACGGATCCTCCCGCCCGGTCTAGAACCGACCGAGGAGCCGGTGATACGGGTCGATGTCGTCGATGTCGGACGCAGTAACTGCGTTGGTTCGTTCTGCGGAGCCGGCGTCTACGTGCGAGCGCACCACGACGGCCACGTCGGCGAGTACTGCGTGACCATGCCGATGTCGACGGAAGCCGCGATCACGTGGGGACGAGAGCTGTTCGGGGAACCGAAAAAGAAGGCCGCTATCTCGCTCGAGCGGACCGAAAACGAGGTGAACGGACGCGTATCCCGGGGCGACGGGGCGCTCATCGAAATCGATGCGACCATGGAAACGGAACGGCAGCTCGATCCGAAACCACAGACGATCTATCACTACAAATCGCTCCCCGACGTGACCGGGCGAGGGTTCCAGTTCGATCCGATGCTGATCCGAGTCACGTTAGACAGCGACCTCCACGCGTACGAATCCGGTTCCGGCTCGCTTTCGCTCGGAGCGGATCCCGCCAGTCCGCTCGACGAACTCGAAATAGAAGAGATCCTCGGAGCGTCGTACACCGAGGCGGACTTGCGCTCGACGCAGGAGAACGTAACCACCGTCGACCCCGAATCGTTCCTCCCGTACGCCTTCGGAACCGGGCGCAGTAACGATTGGCTCGAGTTAGACAACCTGACTGACTGAAACCGTCCGTGAACGAGGCCGTTTGGACGATCGGGACACCCGGTCGTCTCTGAATGGGGCCCTGCGACACAGAGCGGAATGTCGAGAGCACTGCGCCGCGGAACCGCCCCCCGTCGAAGAGACCGAACGGAGAACCCGATCCGCTATGACCCCGAAATCGGAAACGAGCGATCTCAAAAGCCCGACCACGCGATCACACCCACTCACCGACTCGGGATCCACCGCGGCGATCCATAATTTTTTGACTAATGTCATCGTTTGACAGTGTATGAACGGACTCACTGTCGGCTATCTCGCCGAACGGAACGCACGAATCCAGCCGGACGCCGAAGCCGTCGTCCAGCGGGCGGACGGAGAGCGAACCGAGACCGTGACCTTCGAGGCGCTCAACCGACGGGTCGACCGACTGGCGAACGCGCTCGCGGAGCGGGGAATCGAGGAGGGAGACACCGTCGCGACGTACACGGGGAATCGGGCCGAGACGATCGAGAGCTACCTCGCGACGATGAAGCTCGGTGCCCTTCCGGTGCCGATCAACCACCGGTTCAAGGCCGGCGAAGTGAGCTACGTCCTCGAGGACAGCGACGCGACGCTGTGTATCTTCGGCGAGGCCGGTCGGGAGACGATCGCGGGCGTCCACGACGAGTTCGACTCGCCGATCGACACCTACCTCCACGTCGGCGACGAGACGCCAGGGTTCGCGACCGATTACGAGACGTTCCGAGACGACGCGCCGGCCGATCCCGTCGAGGTCGTGCCGTCCCGAACAGACGAGGCAGCTATCATGTACACGAGCGGGACGACCGGCAAGCCGAAGGGGTGCGTGCTGACCCACGATAACGTCGTTCAGGCTGCGGAGAACTCCCTTTACGAGGTGAACCTCTCCCGCGACGCCCGATTCATGGTGGTGACGCCGCTGTTCCACATCGCCGCGTTCGGCCTGTTCATGATGTCGTTTTACGTCGGTGGGACGACGATCCTGGTCGACGACTTCGAGCCGACGTCCGTCCTCTCGGTTCTCGAGGACGAATCCGTGACGGCGTCGTTCATGGTCCCGATGATGAGCCGTGCGGTGCTGTCGGCCGACCCCGAGTCGTACGACCTCTCGAACTTCGAACACTACATGACCGGCGCGGCACCGTCGGAGCGCTCGCTCAAGGAGGCGATCATCGAGACCTTCGATTGCAACCTCTACGACGTCTTCGGCCAGACCGAACTCTCGCCGTCGACGACGATGCTGCGACCGGAGAACGTGCTTGAGAAGCCCGACAGCGTCGGTCGGCCGATCATCAACGTCGAAGTCAAGGTCGTCGACGAGACGGGCGACGAGGTCGAAACCGGCGAGACGGGCCGGATCGCCTACCGCGGTCCGACGGTGTTCAAAGAGTACTACGGCATGCCGGAGAAGACCGCAGCGGTGTTCGACGACGGCTGGTTCGTCTCCGACGACCTCGTCCGGATGGACGACGACGGCTTCGTCTACTTCGTCGGCCGGGCCGACGACATGATCATCACTGGCGGCGAGAATGTCCATCCCGCGGAGATCGAGGAAGTTCTCCACGATCTCGAAGGCGTCGACGAGGTCGCGGTCGTCGGCGTTCCCGACGACCAGTGGGGCGAGCGGGTCAAGGCCGTCGTCGTTCCAGAGGGGGAGGCCGCCCTGACGGAGAGCAACGTCGTCGGCCACGTCGATGCGAACCTGGCCGGATTCAAGAAGCCCCGCGAGGTCGAGTTCCGAGACGAACTGCCGCGGAACCCGACCGGGAAGGTCCTGAAGAACGAACTCGCCTGAATCGGATTCGTGATCAGGGTTCCACGATGAGCTTTCCGACCGCGTTGCGATCCGCCATGTCGGCGAACGCTCGATCGGTGTCCGCGAGCGGATAGCGCTCGTGGACGACCGGATCGAGTCGGCCGCCTTCGACGAGGTCGACGAGGCGCTCGAGGTCGCCCTGCGTTCCCATCGTGCTCCCGATGACCCGCTTCTGATTCAGGAAGAGGTCGTCGAGCGTGAGCGTCGAGGTCGGGCCGGCGGTCTGTCCGCAGATCGCCATCCGCCCGCCGCGTCGCAGGACGTTCAGCCCTACCTCCGAGAACGGGCCGCCGAGGTGGTTGATCGTCGCGTCGACGCGACCGATCTCGAGAACGGCGTCGCGGATCTCGTCGGGCCCACCGGACTCGATGGTGTGGTCGGCACCGAGGGCCTCGAGCCGATCGAGTTTCGCTCGGGACGTTGACGTCCCGATCGTCCGCGCGCCGACGACGTCCGCGAGCTGGACGGTCGCTACGCCGACGCCGCCCGTCGCTCCCGGGACGAAGACGAGGTCGCCCGGACCGACCTCGGCCGCCTCGAGCATTCGAAATGCGGTCATATACGAGACGGGAAGCGCCGCCGCGTCCGCCGGTTCGACGGCGTCGG
Proteins encoded:
- a CDS encoding class I adenylate-forming enzyme family protein, with amino-acid sequence MNGLTVGYLAERNARIQPDAEAVVQRADGERTETVTFEALNRRVDRLANALAERGIEEGDTVATYTGNRAETIESYLATMKLGALPVPINHRFKAGEVSYVLEDSDATLCIFGEAGRETIAGVHDEFDSPIDTYLHVGDETPGFATDYETFRDDAPADPVEVVPSRTDEAAIMYTSGTTGKPKGCVLTHDNVVQAAENSLYEVNLSRDARFMVVTPLFHIAAFGLFMMSFYVGGTTILVDDFEPTSVLSVLEDESVTASFMVPMMSRAVLSADPESYDLSNFEHYMTGAAPSERSLKEAIIETFDCNLYDVFGQTELSPSTTMLRPENVLEKPDSVGRPIINVEVKVVDETGDEVETGETGRIAYRGPTVFKEYYGMPEKTAAVFDDGWFVSDDLVRMDDDGFVYFVGRADDMIITGGENVHPAEIEEVLHDLEGVDEVAVVGVPDDQWGERVKAVVVPEGEAALTESNVVGHVDANLAGFKKPREVEFRDELPRNPTGKVLKNELA
- a CDS encoding acyl-CoA dehydrogenase family protein, with amino-acid sequence MDFRMPEQLQQLLDEIDEFIEAEIEPLQREHERFFDHRREDARTNWEDGTPTAEWEALLEEMRYRADEAGLYRYMLPEEYGGRDGSNLGMAVIREHLAKRGIGLHNVLQQEAAVVGNFNVPELLIEFGSEERKDRHLEDLITGETTAAFGLTEPEHGSDATHMDTTAEKDGDEWVINGAKRYNSGLHTADYDVIFARTDGDDGDHEGITAFWVPTDADGLEVEYFHWTFNMPTDHAEVTLDDVRVPADAILGEKDKGLQQASYFVHEGRIRQAASSVGAAQYCIDQAVEFAKERHTWDEPLAKRQGIQFPLADLHTEAEMVRNLVYKTAWQLDEDSQQSVSDKVSMANYRANLLACDAADRAMQVHGGQGYTRHKPFEHIYRHHRRYRITEGSEEIQKRNVAGHLFGYLG
- a CDS encoding acetoacetate decarboxylase family protein yields the protein MTGFVRSEDEIEAIQERMAENCFYDAKQVAIRFRTRESILERILPPGLEPTEEPVIRVDVVDVGRSNCVGSFCGAGVYVRAHHDGHVGEYCVTMPMSTEAAITWGRELFGEPKKKAAISLERTENEVNGRVSRGDGALIEIDATMETERQLDPKPQTIYHYKSLPDVTGRGFQFDPMLIRVTLDSDLHAYESGSGSLSLGADPASPLDELEIEEILGASYTEADLRSTQENVTTVDPESFLPYAFGTGRSNDWLELDNLTD
- a CDS encoding alcohol dehydrogenase catalytic domain-containing protein gives rise to the protein MRAAAFTGFGGPEHVTIESFDDPEPGPEEAVLKVEACSINHHDLWILNGDFWVDEDQLPYVAGMDVSGTVSAIGDDVDGIETGDRVLLCPNQTCGSCRFCREGPESYCERFSLYNGGLAEYATVRADRLIPLSDAVEPADAAALPVSYMTAFRMLEAAEVGPGDLVFVPGATGGVGVATVQLADVVGARTIGTSTSRAKLDRLEALGADHTIESGGPDEIRDAVLEIGRVDATINHLGGPFSEVGLNVLRRGGRMAICGQTAGPTSTLTLDDLFLNQKRVIGSTMGTQGDLERLVDLVEGGRLDPVVHERYPLADTDRAFADMADRNAVGKLIVEP